In Rhododendron vialii isolate Sample 1 chromosome 9a, ASM3025357v1, the following are encoded in one genomic region:
- the LOC131301685 gene encoding cell division cycle 20.2, cofactor of APC complex-like, whose product MAGKGKGKDQAYHPAPASGSTRSKEEATKKSSRQNLDRFIPSRPDIDNARYKLTDDKENSAESSAPGKAYRQQLAGALNIDLKSRILAFKKPPTRPAGAIANPNDYYSATQQSKPTKPGRHIPQTSERTLDAPGLVDDYYLNLLDWGSSNFVAIALGNTVHLWNAANGATSQLSTANDANGPVTSVKWAPDGRRIAIGFDNSDVQLWDAAANRRLESLRGGHQSRVGSLDWKNNDSLTTGGMDGKIINNDLRVSPHTAVTYTGHHEEVCGLKWSASGQHLASGGNDNLLHIWDDRSTASSRPRTQWLHRIEDHTAAVKALAWCPSQGHLLASGGGSRDKCIKFWDIRTGARKNTIDTGSQVCALLWNKNGSELLSSHGPTQNQLTLWKYPSMVKVTELTGHESRVLSMAQSPDGCTVASAAGDELRFWNVFGTPGVAKPAPEPDFDEPRIR is encoded by the exons ATGGCAGGCAAAGGCAAAGGAAAGGACCAGGCCTATCACCCAGCCCCAGCCAGCGGCTCCACTCGAAGCAAAGAAGAAGCCACGAAAAAAAGCTCCAGACAAAAC TTGGATAGATTCATTCCAAGCCGACCAGACATTGATAATGCGCGTTACAAGCTGACTGACGACAAAGAGAATTCAGCCGAGAGCTCTGCACCCGGGAAGGCATACCGGCAGCAACTGGCAGGAGCCCTCAACATAGATCTGAAGTCTCGGATACTGGCTTTCAAGAAACCTCCCACCCGGCCAGCTGGGGCCATAGCAAACCCAAACGACTACTACTCGGCAACTCAGCAGTCAAAACCTACAAAACCCGGTCGACACATTCCCCAG ACTTCTGAGAGAACGTTGGATGCTCCTGGCTTGGTAGATGATTACTACCTGAACTTACTAGATTGGGGTAGCAGCAATTTTGTTGCTATTGCTCTTGGAAACACCGTGCATCTGTGGAATGCTGCTAATGGAGCCACATCTCAACTCAGCACTGCTAACGACGCAAATGGCCCTGTGACCAGTGTCAAGTGGGCTCCAGATGGACGACGCATTGCCATCGGCTTCGACAATTCTGATGTCCAGCTTTGGGATGCTGCAGCTAATCGACGG CTAGAAAGCTTGAGAGGTGGCCACCAATCACGAGTCGGATCTCTTGACTGGAAGAACAATGATAGTTTGACAACTGGAGGAATGGATGGTAAGATCATCAACAACGATCTAAGAGTGAGCCCACATACCGCCGTAACCTACACAGGGCACCATGAAGAAGTCTGTGGGTTAAAATGGTCGGCTTCGGGGCAACATTTAGCAAGTGGGGGAAACGATAACCTCCTCCACATATGGGACGACAGATCCACGGCTTCTTCTCGTCCCCGAACACAGTGGCTTCACAGGATTGAAGACCACACTGCGGCTGTTAAAGCCCTTGCTTGGTGTCCATCCCAGGGACACTTACTGGCCTCTGGTGGAGGCAGCCGTGACAAGTGCATCAAGTTTTGGGACATCCGCACAGGGGCTCGAAAGAACACAATTGACACCGGCTCGCAGGTCTGTGCTCTGCTGTGGAACAAGAATGGGAGTGAGCTTCTTAGCTCTCATGGTCCTACACAGAATCAGCTTACACTTTGGAAGTACCCGTCAATGGTGAAAGTAACTGAGCTCACTGGCCATGAATCCAGAGTTCTTTCCATGGCTCAG AGCCCGGATGGATGTACAGTAGCATCTGCTGCAGGGGATGAACTGagattttggaatgtttttgggACTCCTGGAGTGGCCAAACCTGCACCAGAGCCAGACTTCGACGAGCCCCGCATCCGCTAA